One region of Mycolicibacterium lutetiense genomic DNA includes:
- a CDS encoding SDR family NAD(P)-dependent oxidoreductase, translating into MRLAGKIAIVTGGAGGIGRGITRAFVKEGAKVLVVDINDEAGKAVEAELGSAVRYLGADISEKESAAQICAAAVEAFGSVSVLVNNAHASRQAPLLDTTQEMLDLSFGTGFYPTWWLMQACHAQLKANAGSVINFASGAGIEGQVNQASYAAAKEAIRAISRVAANEWAADGINVNLISPLALTEGVEAYLAANPGIEDKLLAGTPMHRFGDPEADIGRVAAFLASDDARYMTGQTLMVDGGTIKLR; encoded by the coding sequence ATGAGGTTGGCAGGCAAGATTGCGATCGTCACCGGCGGTGCCGGCGGGATCGGGCGCGGCATCACCCGGGCGTTCGTCAAGGAAGGCGCCAAGGTCCTGGTCGTCGACATCAACGACGAGGCAGGCAAGGCTGTCGAAGCAGAGCTCGGTTCGGCCGTCCGCTATCTCGGCGCCGATATTTCCGAGAAGGAGAGCGCAGCACAGATCTGCGCGGCTGCCGTCGAGGCATTCGGATCGGTCAGCGTGCTGGTCAACAATGCGCACGCATCGCGCCAAGCTCCACTGCTGGACACCACCCAGGAGATGCTGGACCTGTCCTTCGGCACCGGCTTCTACCCGACCTGGTGGCTGATGCAGGCCTGCCACGCCCAACTCAAGGCCAACGCCGGGTCGGTGATCAACTTCGCCTCCGGTGCCGGCATCGAGGGCCAGGTGAACCAGGCCTCCTACGCGGCGGCCAAGGAGGCGATCCGGGCGATCAGCCGGGTGGCGGCCAACGAATGGGCGGCCGACGGAATCAACGTCAACCTGATCTCCCCGCTGGCGTTGACCGAGGGCGTCGAGGCCTACCTCGCGGCCAATCCGGGCATCGAAGACAAGCTGCTGGCCGGCACCCCGATGCACCGGTTCGGCGATCCCGAGGCCGACATCGGCCGGGTAGCAGCCTTTCTCGCCAGTGACGACGCCCGTTACATGACCGGGCAGACTCTGATGGTCGACGGCGGCACCATCAAGCTGCGCTGA
- a CDS encoding NADH:flavin oxidoreductase, with translation MASTDTSNRPEQARPDPFQPVALGPVQLRNRVIKAATSEGRSPKGGVTDELIDFHRRFADGGVGMTTLAYCCVSREGASAPGQILMDRKAVPGLKKLTDTMHDAGAAVSAQLGHAGVVASKKITGVRAVAPSRFFNPSSLEYCREIRRTEIARVIDQFGAAAEVALESGFDAVELHFGHLYLPSSFLSPLLNRRKDDYGGTIDNRTRFVREIAQRVREVVGNRIAVIAKISMDDGIRGSIWLDESLRTAQLLDRDGNLDAIELTQGSSVSKQMYLFRGDVPVDEFAAVMREPMKTGVRVIGKKMMGEYPYRDLYMLESARQFVPVMKNTQLVLLGGITNREHMITGLREGFDFLAMGRALLREPDLIRRMADDPSVRSRCNHNNKCMVTVFGRTHCVLDPDQRYPSRSKDEGQQ, from the coding sequence ATGGCCAGCACTGACACATCAAATCGGCCGGAGCAGGCGCGACCCGATCCGTTTCAACCGGTTGCCCTGGGGCCGGTGCAATTACGCAACAGGGTCATCAAGGCCGCCACGTCGGAAGGACGGTCGCCCAAGGGTGGCGTCACCGACGAACTGATCGACTTCCATCGGCGCTTCGCCGACGGGGGAGTGGGCATGACGACCCTGGCGTACTGCTGCGTTTCCCGCGAGGGAGCGAGCGCACCCGGGCAGATCCTCATGGACCGCAAGGCAGTTCCCGGGTTGAAGAAGTTGACGGACACCATGCATGACGCCGGCGCCGCGGTGTCGGCTCAACTCGGGCACGCCGGCGTGGTGGCGTCGAAGAAGATCACCGGAGTGCGGGCGGTGGCGCCCAGCAGGTTCTTCAACCCGTCGTCGCTCGAGTACTGCCGGGAGATCAGGCGCACCGAGATCGCGCGGGTGATCGACCAGTTCGGTGCGGCGGCAGAGGTCGCGCTCGAGTCCGGATTCGATGCGGTGGAACTGCATTTCGGCCACCTCTATCTCCCGAGTTCGTTCCTCAGCCCCCTGCTCAACCGCCGCAAGGACGACTACGGCGGCACCATCGACAACCGCACCCGGTTCGTCCGCGAAATCGCGCAACGGGTACGTGAAGTCGTCGGCAATCGGATCGCGGTCATCGCCAAGATCAGCATGGATGACGGCATCCGGGGCAGCATCTGGCTCGACGAGTCGCTGCGTACCGCGCAACTGCTGGACCGGGATGGAAACCTCGACGCCATCGAGCTGACCCAGGGCTCATCAGTGTCGAAGCAGATGTACCTGTTCCGCGGCGACGTCCCGGTCGACGAGTTCGCCGCGGTGATGCGTGAGCCGATGAAAACGGGCGTCCGTGTGATCGGCAAGAAGATGATGGGCGAGTACCCTTACCGTGATCTGTACATGCTCGAATCGGCTCGCCAGTTCGTCCCCGTCATGAAGAACACCCAGCTGGTGCTGTTGGGTGGGATTACCAACCGCGAGCACATGATCACCGGTCTTCGTGAGGGTTTCGACTTCCTCGCGATGGGCCGGGCACTGCTGCGGGAGCCGGATCTCATTCGCCGGATGGCCGACGATCCGTCGGTGCGAAGCCGATGCAATCACAACAACAAGTGCATGGTGACGGTGTTCGGCCGTACTCACTGTGTGCTCGATCCGGATCAGCGGTATCCGAGTCGATCTAAAGATGAAGGGCAACAATGA
- a CDS encoding SDR family oxidoreductase: MILDRFRIDGQVAVITGAGRGLGAAIALAFAEAGADVVIASRTRTELEAVAERVRGVGRRAHVVAADLAHPAATAELAGQAVEAFGRLDIVVNNVGGTMPNALLNTSTQDLTDAFTFNVGTAHALITAAVPLMLEHSGGGNVINISSAVGRLAGRGFGAYGTAKAALAHYTRLAAADLCPRVRVNAIAPGAILTSSLAVVAANDELRTPMEKVTPMRRLGDPEDIAAAALYLASPAGGYLTGKMLEVDGGLTFPNFELPIPDL, encoded by the coding sequence ATGATACTGGATAGATTTCGAATCGACGGTCAGGTCGCGGTCATCACGGGCGCCGGCCGCGGGTTGGGCGCGGCCATTGCGCTCGCCTTCGCCGAGGCAGGTGCCGACGTTGTCATCGCATCGCGCACCCGGACCGAATTGGAGGCCGTCGCCGAGCGGGTGCGCGGCGTGGGCCGCCGCGCGCACGTGGTCGCCGCCGACCTCGCCCACCCTGCAGCGACCGCGGAACTGGCCGGCCAAGCCGTCGAGGCGTTCGGGCGGCTGGACATCGTCGTCAACAATGTCGGCGGCACCATGCCGAACGCCCTGTTGAACACCTCGACGCAGGACCTCACCGACGCGTTCACCTTCAACGTCGGGACCGCGCATGCACTGATCACCGCAGCAGTACCGCTGATGCTGGAGCACTCCGGGGGTGGCAACGTCATCAACATCAGCTCGGCGGTCGGGCGGTTGGCCGGCCGAGGTTTCGGCGCCTACGGCACCGCCAAGGCGGCACTCGCTCACTACACGCGGCTGGCCGCGGCAGACCTGTGCCCTCGGGTCAGGGTCAATGCGATAGCGCCGGGGGCAATCCTGACTTCGTCGCTGGCCGTGGTGGCAGCCAATGACGAGTTACGTACGCCGATGGAGAAGGTGACCCCGATGCGGCGGTTGGGCGATCCCGAGGACATCGCCGCCGCCGCACTGTATCTGGCATCTCCGGCCGGTGGGTATCTGACCGGGAAGATGTTGGAAGTCGACGGCGGACTCACCTTCCCCAACTTCGAATTGCCCATCCCGGACCTGTGA
- a CDS encoding VOC family protein: protein MPINPISAVIEIVAKDVPASLDFYRLLGLEVPQPDGPHAEVALPGGNRLAFDTEEVIAGMHPGWTPPAGPGRVALAFGLDSPADVDALYARLTDAGYPGALKPFDAPWGQRYATVEDPDGTSVDLFAALAG, encoded by the coding sequence ATGCCCATCAACCCGATTTCGGCGGTCATCGAGATCGTCGCCAAAGACGTGCCCGCATCCCTGGATTTCTACCGGCTGCTCGGCCTGGAGGTTCCCCAACCGGACGGGCCGCACGCCGAGGTGGCGCTGCCCGGCGGAAACCGTCTCGCGTTCGACACCGAGGAGGTGATCGCGGGTATGCATCCCGGCTGGACGCCCCCGGCCGGGCCTGGGCGGGTCGCCCTGGCCTTCGGGCTGGACTCGCCCGCCGACGTCGACGCGCTGTATGCCCGCCTCACCGATGCCGGATACCCGGGGGCACTCAAACCGTTCGACGCGCCCTGGGGGCAGCGCTATGCGACGGTCGAAGATCCCGACGGCACCTCGGTGGACCTGTTCGCCGCGTTGGCGGGTTGA
- a CDS encoding helix-turn-helix domain-containing protein: protein MGYREQDPPPHLRELVECRWDRTGPAEPGRILPDGCMDLIQIDGTIIVAGPDTTAHIASGGRDPVRGLRFRPGVLPRLLGVPASELCDTRVELDELRPATRGSSLEELTAALASQSPRTETAPWSLPMLGDVTRALATGQSVSATARLVGWSNRTMQRQCTAVYGYGPATLRRILRFRRAVGLIGTGMGSSTVAARAGYADQPHLHREIRALAGVGIRRLRQPANAANRSTEVPSGSSTVA, encoded by the coding sequence GTGGGCTACCGCGAACAGGATCCGCCGCCGCACCTGCGCGAACTGGTGGAATGCCGGTGGGACCGCACCGGCCCGGCTGAACCCGGCCGGATTCTGCCCGACGGCTGCATGGACTTGATCCAGATCGACGGCACGATCATCGTCGCCGGCCCCGACACCACGGCGCACATCGCTTCCGGCGGCCGGGATCCGGTGCGGGGGTTACGGTTTCGCCCCGGCGTCCTTCCCCGCCTACTGGGCGTTCCGGCGTCCGAGCTATGCGACACCCGGGTCGAGCTGGATGAGCTGCGCCCGGCCACCCGGGGCAGCTCCCTCGAAGAACTCACCGCCGCGCTGGCCTCGCAGTCACCTCGTACCGAGACGGCCCCGTGGTCCCTGCCGATGCTTGGTGACGTCACGCGCGCATTGGCGACCGGCCAATCAGTGAGCGCGACGGCGCGCCTCGTCGGCTGGTCCAACCGGACCATGCAGCGGCAGTGCACGGCGGTCTACGGATACGGTCCGGCGACGCTGCGCCGCATTCTGCGATTCCGTCGCGCGGTCGGGCTGATCGGCACCGGCATGGGTTCCAGTACGGTCGCGGCCCGGGCGGGCTATGCCGATCAGCCCCACCTACACCGCGAGATCCGCGCGCTGGCCGGGGTAGGAATACGCCGGCTGCGTCAACCCGCCAACGCGGCGAACAGGTCCACCGAGGTGCCGTCGGGATCTTCGACCGTCGCATAG
- a CDS encoding TetR/AcrR family transcriptional regulator, whose amino-acid sequence MAGRPRDASIDERVLAVTRELLVEVGWDDLSVRLVAVRSGVGRSSLNRRWSSKAELVLHAILGEAPDMSPFSGTDLAGWIDWVVRGSNQLFSRADVSEAVPGLLLALRENGALRKALWDGFSGPAIEMFAVRGYGTEADAKAVLSMAAGAALFTTTVAADDDSPELQQRQVRLLSRALGVSPAE is encoded by the coding sequence ATGGCCGGGCGACCACGTGATGCGTCGATCGACGAGCGGGTGCTCGCGGTCACCAGGGAATTGCTGGTCGAAGTGGGCTGGGACGATCTGAGCGTACGGCTGGTTGCGGTGCGTTCCGGGGTGGGCCGGTCCAGTCTGAACCGGCGCTGGTCGTCGAAAGCGGAACTCGTGCTGCACGCGATACTCGGCGAAGCGCCCGATATGTCACCGTTTTCCGGTACCGACCTGGCCGGGTGGATCGATTGGGTGGTCCGCGGCAGCAATCAGTTGTTCAGCCGCGCCGATGTCAGCGAGGCGGTGCCGGGCCTGCTACTGGCGCTCCGCGAGAACGGCGCGTTGCGTAAGGCGCTGTGGGACGGGTTCAGCGGGCCGGCGATCGAGATGTTCGCCGTCCGGGGTTACGGCACCGAGGCGGACGCGAAGGCTGTGCTGTCCATGGCGGCCGGCGCCGCACTGTTCACCACCACGGTTGCGGCCGACGACGATTCACCCGAGCTGCAGCAGCGGCAGGTGCGGCTGCTCAGCCGGGCGCTGGGTGTGTCACCGGCCGAATGA
- a CDS encoding NAD-dependent epimerase/dehydratase family protein — protein sequence MQIAVTGGTGYLGAHTVRGLLAAGHRIRLLVAPGCGGDEVIGRLAALGEMTVLEGDIRDSGTVGNLLSGCDALIHAAGIVGTDRRREKLMWEINAHATEAVLNRAVEAGLDPIVSVSSYSSLFPPPNGVISADTPPAPGRSPYAQTKAYADRVARRLQDAGAPVVVTYPSSVVGPAYFTAAGVTERGWAPIVKAGLAPRMPGGMQMIDVRDVALVHERLMAPGRGPKRYVCGGVMVSFNEMIDTLEQGAGRKIRRIPVSASLFRGIGWCSDLLGGILPLGDGISHEAALLLTAATPTDDKSTLNDLGIDAWRSPQDAIRASFGR from the coding sequence ATGCAAATCGCAGTCACCGGCGGCACCGGTTATCTGGGCGCCCACACCGTTCGGGGCCTGCTGGCCGCGGGGCATCGCATCCGCCTGCTGGTCGCCCCGGGTTGCGGCGGCGACGAGGTGATCGGCCGCCTGGCAGCGCTCGGTGAGATGACCGTGCTCGAGGGCGATATCCGCGACAGTGGCACCGTCGGGAACCTGCTGTCGGGCTGCGACGCCCTGATCCACGCCGCGGGCATCGTCGGCACTGATCGCCGGCGCGAAAAGCTGATGTGGGAGATCAACGCACACGCGACCGAGGCCGTACTCAACCGAGCCGTCGAGGCCGGGCTCGATCCCATCGTCTCGGTCAGCAGCTACAGCTCGTTGTTCCCGCCGCCGAACGGGGTGATCTCCGCCGACACCCCGCCTGCGCCGGGGCGCAGCCCCTACGCCCAGACCAAGGCCTACGCCGATCGGGTGGCCCGGCGGTTGCAGGACGCCGGAGCACCGGTCGTGGTCACCTACCCGTCGAGCGTGGTCGGCCCGGCCTACTTCACCGCCGCCGGCGTCACCGAGCGCGGCTGGGCACCGATCGTCAAGGCCGGTCTGGCGCCGCGCATGCCGGGCGGCATGCAGATGATCGATGTGCGCGATGTCGCGCTGGTGCACGAGCGGCTCATGGCACCCGGACGCGGCCCCAAACGGTATGTCTGCGGCGGCGTGATGGTGTCGTTCAACGAGATGATCGATACCCTCGAACAGGGCGCCGGGCGCAAGATCCGCCGAATCCCGGTGTCGGCAAGCCTTTTCCGCGGCATCGGCTGGTGCTCGGATCTACTCGGCGGGATACTGCCGCTCGGGGACGGGATCAGCCACGAGGCGGCGTTGCTGCTCACCGCGGCCACCCCCACCGACGACAAGAGCACGCTGAACGACCTTGGCATCGACGCCTGGCGCTCGCCGCAGGACGCGATCCGGGCGTCATTCGGCCGGTGA
- the fadD17 gene encoding long-chain-fatty-acid--CoA ligase FadD17, whose product MGGPTETPTVTELLVPLAEVTDRGLYQEDSFVSWADHIAAGAQLAAALRARLDSRRPPHVGALLGNTTFFSSLLVAAGLSGLVPVGLNQTRRGEALARDIVQADCQLVLTDNPDAVPSGVDFIDVESAEWATELGSYRDTPVTYAELSADDLFMLIFTSGTSGDPKAVRVTHDKVAFPGRMLADRFGLGPADTVYLSMPLFHSNAIMAGWAVAAAAGASIALRRKFSASGFMPDIRRFGATYANYVGKPLSYILATEPATDDADNPLRILYGNEGSARDLGRFAERFGVTVVDGFGSSEGGVAIARTPDTPEGALGPLSDQVAIVDVDTGEPCPPGVVGELVNPTGAGWFRGYYNDPDAEAERMAGGMYHTGDLAYVDEDGYAHFAGRLGDWMRVDGENLGTAPIERILLRYPDITEVAVYPVPDPDVGDRVMAALVMTTDATFDPGSFRAFLAEQPDLGPKQWPSYVRIGAELPRTETFKVIKRQLSAEATACTDPVFEIRR is encoded by the coding sequence ATGGGGGGTCCAACCGAGACGCCGACGGTCACCGAGCTGCTGGTTCCGCTGGCCGAGGTCACCGACCGTGGCCTCTACCAAGAGGATTCGTTCGTCAGCTGGGCTGACCACATCGCCGCCGGTGCGCAACTGGCCGCGGCGTTGCGGGCACGGTTGGACTCCCGCAGGCCCCCGCATGTCGGGGCGCTGCTGGGCAACACCACATTCTTCTCCAGCCTGCTGGTGGCTGCGGGCCTGAGCGGGCTGGTGCCGGTCGGGCTCAACCAGACCCGCCGCGGCGAGGCGCTGGCCCGCGATATCGTGCAGGCCGACTGCCAGCTGGTTCTGACCGACAACCCCGACGCCGTCCCATCCGGGGTGGATTTCATCGATGTCGAATCCGCCGAGTGGGCAACCGAACTCGGGTCGTACCGCGACACTCCGGTGACGTACGCCGAGCTGTCGGCCGATGACCTGTTCATGCTGATCTTCACCTCCGGGACCAGTGGTGATCCCAAGGCGGTGCGGGTCACCCATGACAAGGTGGCGTTCCCCGGACGGATGCTGGCCGACCGCTTCGGGCTCGGCCCGGCGGACACCGTGTACCTGTCGATGCCGCTGTTCCACTCCAACGCGATCATGGCCGGGTGGGCCGTCGCGGCCGCGGCCGGTGCATCGATTGCGTTGCGGCGCAAGTTCTCCGCATCCGGCTTCATGCCGGACATCCGCCGCTTCGGCGCCACCTACGCCAACTACGTCGGCAAGCCGTTGTCCTACATCCTGGCCACCGAGCCGGCGACCGATGACGCCGACAACCCGTTGCGAATCCTGTACGGCAATGAGGGCTCAGCGCGGGATCTGGGCCGGTTCGCCGAACGGTTCGGCGTGACCGTGGTCGACGGATTCGGTTCCAGCGAGGGCGGTGTGGCGATCGCGCGCACCCCCGACACCCCCGAAGGCGCCCTCGGCCCGCTCAGCGATCAGGTGGCGATCGTGGATGTGGATACGGGTGAGCCCTGCCCGCCCGGGGTGGTCGGCGAGTTGGTGAACCCGACCGGCGCCGGGTGGTTCCGCGGCTACTACAACGATCCCGACGCCGAGGCGGAGCGGATGGCCGGCGGCATGTACCACACCGGCGATCTGGCATATGTCGACGAGGACGGCTACGCGCACTTCGCCGGGCGGCTCGGCGACTGGATGCGGGTGGACGGCGAGAACCTCGGTACCGCACCGATCGAGCGAATCCTGTTGCGCTACCCCGACATCACCGAGGTCGCGGTGTATCCGGTCCCTGACCCCGATGTGGGCGATCGAGTGATGGCCGCACTGGTGATGACCACCGACGCGACATTCGACCCGGGCAGTTTCCGGGCTTTCCTGGCCGAGCAGCCCGATCTGGGCCCCAAGCAGTGGCCGTCATACGTGCGGATCGGCGCCGAGTTGCCGCGCACCGAGACATTCAAGGTGATCAAGCGGCAACTCTCCGCGGAGGCCACCGCGTGCACTGACCCGGTGTTCGAGATTCGGCGATAG
- a CDS encoding acyl-CoA dehydrogenase family protein has translation MDFKTTEEATDLGGLVRTITESVCTPERQRELDGLEQRFDANLWAKLVEADVLSAAAPESVGGGGLGVLEQTAVLTALGRQLAAVPYLDSVVLGAGALAAFGSEELRTQWGQPAVAGDKILAIALDGEMGQGPAQAQADGSGYKLTGTRTQVNYGPVADAFLVPAETDSGTVVFLVSGDDPGVTVSVLSTTGKGSMALLELEGTTVDATRVVGDAEVLDWLTTHAALGRTAFQLGVLERALELTSEYAREREQFDRPIGSFQAVSSRLADGYIDVKGLRLTLTQAAWRLSEDLPADIDVASAAFWAAEAGHRVAHTAVHVHGGVGIDMDHPVHRYFLAAKQTEFGLGGATGQLLRIGRELADTPV, from the coding sequence ATGGATTTCAAGACGACAGAAGAGGCCACCGATCTCGGCGGCCTGGTGCGCACGATCACCGAGTCGGTGTGCACGCCCGAACGTCAGCGTGAGCTCGACGGGCTCGAGCAGCGGTTCGACGCCAACCTGTGGGCCAAGCTGGTCGAGGCCGACGTGCTGTCGGCCGCGGCCCCGGAGTCGGTGGGCGGCGGCGGACTGGGCGTGCTCGAGCAGACCGCCGTGCTGACCGCGCTGGGCCGCCAGCTGGCTGCCGTGCCCTACCTGGATTCGGTGGTTCTGGGCGCGGGTGCACTGGCCGCGTTCGGGTCCGAGGAGCTGCGCACCCAGTGGGGTCAGCCCGCCGTGGCCGGCGACAAGATCCTGGCGATCGCCCTCGACGGGGAGATGGGTCAGGGCCCGGCGCAGGCCCAAGCTGACGGCTCGGGCTACAAGCTCACCGGCACCCGCACCCAGGTGAACTACGGACCGGTGGCCGACGCATTCCTGGTGCCGGCCGAAACAGATTCTGGCACGGTCGTTTTCCTGGTTTCCGGCGATGATCCCGGCGTGACGGTCAGCGTGCTGAGCACCACCGGCAAGGGAAGCATGGCCCTGTTGGAGCTCGAGGGCACCACGGTGGACGCCACCCGCGTCGTCGGCGATGCCGAGGTCCTGGACTGGCTGACCACGCATGCGGCGTTGGGCCGCACCGCCTTCCAGCTCGGCGTGCTGGAACGCGCGCTGGAGCTGACGTCGGAGTACGCCCGCGAACGTGAACAGTTCGACCGGCCGATCGGCAGCTTCCAGGCCGTGTCTTCACGGCTCGCCGACGGCTACATCGACGTCAAGGGCCTGCGCCTGACGCTGACTCAGGCGGCCTGGCGGCTGTCCGAGGATCTGCCCGCCGATATCGATGTCGCCAGTGCGGCGTTCTGGGCCGCCGAGGCCGGACACCGCGTCGCGCATACTGCGGTGCACGTGCACGGTGGCGTCGGTATCGACATGGACCACCCGGTGCACCGGTACTTCCTGGCCGCCAAGCAGACCGAGTTCGGCCTCGGCGGGGCGACCGGGCAGCTGCTGCGCATCGGCCGCGAACTCGCCGACACTCCGGTCTAG
- a CDS encoding acyl-CoA dehydrogenase family protein, whose product MRIGYTPEQEELRRELRAYFAKLMTPERVEALSSSEGEMGRGTVYRDTVAQMGKDGWLTLNWPEEYGGQARTPMESLIFTDEAAIAGAPVPFLTINSVAPTIMHYGTEEQKKFFLPKIAAGELHFAIGYSEPGAGTDLAALRTTAVRDGDDYVVNGQKMWTSLIAYADYVWLAVRTNPEAKKHRGISMLIMPTTAEGFSWTPVHTMSGVDTSATYYQDVRIPVTNLVGEENAGWKLVTNQLNHERVALVSSQPIYVALDGVREWAQNTKDVHGKRVIDSEWVQLNLARVHAKAEVLKLINWELASAEDGAPSPADASAAKVYGTELATEAYRLLMEVLGTAATLRPDSKGALLRGRIERFHRSALILTFGGGTNEIQRDIIGMVALGLPRVNR is encoded by the coding sequence ATGCGGATCGGTTACACCCCCGAGCAGGAGGAGCTGCGCCGCGAGTTGCGCGCCTACTTCGCCAAGTTGATGACGCCCGAACGGGTCGAGGCACTCAGCTCGTCCGAAGGCGAGATGGGACGAGGCACCGTCTACCGCGACACCGTCGCGCAGATGGGCAAAGACGGCTGGCTGACGCTGAACTGGCCCGAGGAGTACGGCGGTCAGGCGCGTACCCCCATGGAGTCGCTGATCTTCACCGACGAGGCCGCGATCGCAGGCGCGCCGGTTCCGTTCCTGACGATCAACAGCGTCGCGCCGACGATCATGCACTACGGCACCGAGGAGCAGAAGAAGTTCTTCCTGCCCAAGATCGCCGCGGGCGAGCTGCACTTCGCGATCGGCTACTCCGAGCCCGGCGCGGGCACCGACCTGGCGGCGTTGCGCACCACGGCTGTACGCGACGGTGACGACTACGTCGTCAACGGCCAGAAGATGTGGACCTCACTGATCGCCTACGCCGACTACGTCTGGCTGGCCGTGCGCACCAACCCCGAGGCCAAGAAGCACCGCGGCATCTCGATGCTGATCATGCCGACGACCGCCGAAGGTTTCTCCTGGACGCCGGTGCACACCATGTCCGGTGTGGACACCAGCGCCACCTACTACCAGGATGTCCGCATCCCGGTCACCAACCTGGTCGGCGAGGAGAACGCCGGCTGGAAACTGGTGACCAACCAGCTCAATCATGAGCGGGTGGCTCTGGTTTCTTCGCAGCCGATCTACGTTGCGCTCGACGGGGTCCGCGAGTGGGCCCAGAACACCAAGGACGTGCACGGCAAGCGGGTCATCGACTCGGAGTGGGTGCAGCTCAACCTGGCCCGGGTGCACGCCAAGGCCGAGGTTCTCAAGCTGATCAACTGGGAGCTCGCCTCCGCCGAGGACGGCGCCCCCTCGCCGGCGGATGCGTCGGCGGCCAAGGTGTACGGCACCGAGCTGGCCACCGAGGCCTACCGCCTGCTGATGGAGGTGCTGGGCACCGCAGCGACGCTGCGCCCGGACAGCAAGGGCGCGCTGCTGCGTGGCCGCATCGAGCGGTTCCACCGGTCGGCGCTGATCCTGACCTTCGGCGGCGGCACCAACGAAATTCAGCGTGACATCATCGGCATGGTCGCTTTGGGCCTGCCCAGGGTCAACCGGTAA
- a CDS encoding ferredoxin translates to MRVEVDRDRCEGNAVCVGIAPDLFDLDDDDYAVVKSDPVPADQEDLAEQSIAECPRAALIRKD, encoded by the coding sequence ATGCGAGTTGAAGTTGACCGTGATCGCTGCGAAGGCAATGCGGTTTGCGTGGGTATTGCCCCTGATCTGTTCGATCTTGACGACGACGACTATGCCGTGGTCAAGTCCGATCCGGTGCCTGCCGACCAGGAGGATCTGGCCGAGCAGTCCATCGCCGAATGCCCCCGGGCAGCCCTGATCCGAAAAGACTAG
- a CDS encoding 3-oxoacyl-ACP reductase produces MTDDAQIDLSGKVAVVTGAAAGLGRAEAIGLAKAGATVVVNDMAGALEASDVLDEIAAAGSKGVAVAGDISARTTADELVATADGLGGLGIVVNNAGITRDRILFNMSDEEWDAVIAVHLRGHFLLTRNAAVYWRNKAKAGDGTVYGRIINTSSEAGLSGPVGQPNYGAAKAGITALTVSAARALERFGVRANAIAPRARTAMTAGVFGDAPDAADGQVDPLSTDHVVTLVRFLAAPASEAVNGQLFIVYGPTVTLVAPPTAEKQFTADSAAWNPADLSGALHEYFADRDLGRGFSATELMDSRD; encoded by the coding sequence ATGACCGACGACGCTCAGATCGACCTGTCCGGAAAGGTGGCCGTTGTCACCGGCGCGGCTGCAGGCTTGGGCCGTGCCGAGGCGATCGGACTGGCCAAGGCCGGGGCCACCGTGGTGGTCAACGACATGGCGGGGGCTCTTGAAGCCTCCGACGTCCTCGACGAGATCGCGGCCGCCGGCTCCAAGGGCGTGGCCGTGGCCGGCGACATCAGTGCGCGCACGACCGCCGATGAGCTCGTCGCGACGGCCGACGGTTTGGGCGGCCTGGGCATCGTCGTCAACAACGCGGGCATCACCCGCGACCGGATCCTGTTCAACATGAGCGACGAGGAGTGGGACGCGGTCATCGCGGTGCATCTGCGCGGCCACTTCCTGCTGACCCGCAACGCCGCCGTCTACTGGCGCAACAAGGCCAAGGCCGGGGACGGCACGGTGTACGGCCGGATCATCAACACCTCGTCGGAGGCCGGCCTGTCGGGTCCGGTCGGTCAGCCCAACTACGGAGCCGCCAAGGCGGGCATCACCGCGCTGACGGTGTCGGCAGCCCGGGCCCTGGAGCGTTTCGGTGTGCGGGCCAACGCGATCGCACCGCGCGCCCGCACGGCCATGACCGCAGGTGTCTTCGGTGACGCTCCCGACGCGGCCGACGGGCAGGTCGATCCGCTGTCGACCGACCATGTCGTCACTCTTGTGCGATTCCTTGCTGCGCCCGCGTCCGAAGCGGTCAACGGTCAGCTGTTCATCGTCTATGGTCCAACTGTCACGCTGGTTGCGCCGCCCACCGCGGAGAAGCAGTTCACTGCTGACTCTGCTGCGTGGAACCCGGCCGACCTCAGCGGGGCACTGCACGAGTACTTTGCTGACCGCGACCTGGGGCGTGGATTTTCGGCCACCGAGCTGATGGATTCACGAGACTGA